A part of Candida albicans SC5314 chromosome 2, complete sequence genomic DNA contains:
- the RPA12 gene encoding DNA-directed RNA polymerase I core subunit (Putative DNA-directed RNA polymerase I; induced upon adherence to polystyrene), with protein sequence MSVVGSLIFCNYCGNLLDSHSSSSEIKCTVCSAAYPKSRFANLKVVTKSSDDAFPSKLKSARSVVKTSLKKDELDEGATIKEKCPKCGNEEMQYHTLQLRSADEGATVFYTCTNCGYRFRTNN encoded by the coding sequence ATGTCGGTAGTTGGATCTTTAATATTTTGTAACTATTGTGGTAATTTACTAGATTCTCACAGCTCATCATCTGAAATAAAATGTACAGTCTGTTCAGCAGCTTATCCCAAATCAAGATTTGCTAACTTAAAGGTCGTGACAAAATCATCAGACGATGCCTTCCCATCGAAATTAAAACTGGCTAGATCCGTAGTGAAGACTTCGTTAAAGAAGGATGAACTAGACGAAGGTGCaacaattaaagaaaaatgtcCTAAATGTGGGAATGAAGAAATGCAATATCATACTTTACAATTAAGATCTGCAGATGAAGGTGCTACAGTGTTTTATACATGCACCAACTGTGGGTACCGTTTCAGAACTAACAATTAG
- the CCT5 gene encoding chaperonin-containing T-complex subunit (T-complex protein 1, epsilon subunit; protein present in exponential and stationary growth phase yeast cultures; Spider biofilm repressed): MARAPQGMPDLSNAIVAQDEMGRPFIIVRDQGKKERKHGIEATRSHILAARSVASIVKTSLGPRGLDKILISPDGEITITNDGATILSQMDLENQIAKLLVELSRSQDDEIGDGTTGVVVLASALLDQALELIDKGIHPIKIANGFDEACRIAVEHLNTVADNILIDDKENLLRAAKTSLGSKIVSKAHDHFAKMAVDAVLEVADLDRKDVDFELIKMEKKVGGSIEDSSLIKGVLLDKDFSHPQMPKEVRDCKIAILTCPFEPPKPKTKHKLDISTVEEFKVLQEYEQKKFQEMIDAVKQSGANVVACQWGFDDEANHLLLANGLNAIRWIGGSELELLAIATNGRIVPRFEDLTPDKLGTAGVIRELEFGTTKDRMLVIEECSNTKAVTCFIRGSNEMIAAEGIRALHDSLCVVRNLVRDSRVVYGGGAAELTCSLAVSEAADRQKGIDQYAFRAFATALDTIPMTLAENSGLDPIETLSALKSKQVNENSSHLGVDCLGKGTNDMKELFVIDPLIGKRQQLLLATQLTRMILKINDVIISGKDEY; encoded by the coding sequence ATGGCTCGTGCACCACAGGGAATGCCCGATTTAAGTAATGCGATTGTTGCTCAAGATGAAATGGGTAGACCATTCATTATAGTGAGAGATCAAggtaaaaaagaaagaaaacatGGGATTGAAGCTACAAGATCACATATTCTTGCAGCCAGATCAGTGGCATCTATTGTTAAGACATCATTGGGCCCCAGAGGTCTTGATAAGATCTTGATTAGTCCAGATGGTGAGATCACTATTACAAATGACGGTGCTACAATCTTATCGCAAATGGATTTGGAAAACCAAATTGCCAAGTTGTTAGTCGAGTTATCCAGATCACAAGACGATGAGATTGGAGATGGTACCACTGGGGTTGTTGTATTAGCAAGTGCATTATTGGATCAAGCTttagaattgattgataaagGCATTCACCCAATTAAGATTGCCAATGGATTCGACGAGGCATGCAGAATTGCCGTTGAACATTTGAACACCGTGGCTGATAACATATTAATAGATGACAAGGAAAATCTTTTAAGAGCAGCAAAAACATCTCTTGGGTCTAAAATAGTTTCCAAAGCCCACGACCATTTTGCGAAGATGGCTGTTGACGCTGTTTTGGAAGTTGCCGATTTGGATAGAAAGGATGTCgattttgaattaatcAAAATGGAGAAGAAAGTAGGTGGATCAATTGAAGACTCTTCTTTAATTAAAGGGGTTTTATTGGATAAAGACTTTTCTCACCCACAGATGCCAAAAGAAGTAAGAGACTGCAAAATCGCTATTTTGACATGTCCGTTTGAACCACCTAAGCCAAAAACCAAGCACAAGTTGGATATTTCTACCGTAGAGGAATTCAAGGTCTTGCAAGAATAcgagcaaaaaaaattccagGAAATGATAGATGCAGTGAAGCAATCAGGGGCAAATGTTGTTGCTTGTCAATGGGGGTTCGATGATGAAGCCAACCACTTGCTTTTAGCCAACGGATTAAACGCCATAAGATGGATTGGTGGTTCTGAACTAGAATTATTGGCTATTGCTACAAACGGTCGTATTGTTCCTCGTTTTGAGGATTTAACTCCTGACAAGTTAGGTACTGCTGGTGTCATTAGGGAATTGGAGTTTGGAACTACAAAGGATCGTATGTTGGTTATTGAGGAATGCTCGAACACAAAAGCCGTGACTTGCTTTATCAGGGGATCAAACGAAATGATTGCTGCCGAAGGTATCAGAGCATTACACGATTCTCTTTGTGTTGTTCGTAATTTGGTAAGAGACAGCAGAGTCGTTTACGGTGGAGGTGCTGCCGAATTGACATGTTCATTGGCAGTTTCTGAAGCTGCAGACAGACAAAAGGGTATTGATCAGTATGCTTTTAGAGCATTTGCTACAGCTTTAGATACCATTCCTATGACATTGGCCGAAAATTCTGGGTTGGATCCAATTGAAACTTTGTCAGCTTTGAAATCCAAGCAAGTTAACGAAAACTCATCACATTTAGGTGTTGACTGTCTCGGTAAGGGAACTAATGATatgaaagaattatttgttattgatCCATTGATCGGAAAGAGACAACAATTGTTATTGGCCACCCAATTAACGAgaatgattttaaaaataaatgatgTTATCATTAGTGGAAAGGATGAGTATTag
- the ARP3 gene encoding actin-related protein 3 (Protein with Myo5p-dependent localization to cortical actin patches at hyphal tip; mutation confers hypersensitivity to cytochalasin D; Spider biofilm repressed) has product MSMNTPAVVMDNGTGLTKLGFAGNDSPSFVFPTAIATSSASSKAGKGPRGSSLASKRGLEDLDFYIGDEALEAASGSQYGLHYPIKHGQIEDWDQMERFWESSIFKYLRCEPEDHYFLLTEPPLNPPENRESTAEIMFESFNCAGLYIAVQAVLALAASWTSPKVQDRSLSGTVIDSGDGVTHVIPVAEGYVIGAAIKNIPLAGRDITLFIQQLLRDRGEADTSLQTAEKIKQEFCYVCPDIVQEFSRFDQYPQEKFAQYMVEYTDKNKRNTVDVGYERFLAPEIFFNPEICSSDFLTPLPTVVDQVIQASPIDVRKKLYKNIVLSGGSTMFKDFGKRLQRDLKSIVSERIQLSERLSGSQSTGVDVQVISHKKQRNAVWFGGSLLAQTSEFKSYCYTKSDYDEYGPSIVRNFSLFSVP; this is encoded by the coding sequence ATGAGTATGAACACACCCGCAGTTGTCATGGACAACGGTACTGGATTGACAAAATTAGGATTTGCCGGAAACGATTCTCCTTCATTTGTTTTCCCAACAGCAATTGCAACTTCCTCTGCATCATCAAAAGCAGGAAAAGGACCACGTGGATCTAGCTTGGCGTCAAAGAGAGGTTTGGAAGATTTGGACTTTTACATTGGTGACGAAGCATTGGAAGCAGCAAGTGGCTCCCAATATGGTTTACATTATCCAATCAAGCACGGACAAATTGAAGATTGGGATCAAATGGAACGGTTTTGGGAAAGTTCAATTTTCAAGTACTTGAGATGTGAACCGGAagatcattattttttattaaccGAACCGCCATTGAACCCTCCTGAAAATCGTGAAAGCACTGCCGAAATTATGTTTGAATCTTTCAATTGTGCTGGGTTATACATTGCCGTGCAAGCAGTTTTAGCATTGGCTGCTTCGTGGACTTCACCAAAGGTTCAAGATAGATCGTTAAGTGGTACCGTTATCGATTCTGGTGATGGTGTGACCCATGTTATTCCTGTTGCCGAAGGGTATGTGATTGGTGCTGCCATTAAGAATATCCCACTCGCAGGCAGAGATATCACTTTGtttattcaacaattactAAGAGATCGTGGTGAAGCCGACACAAGTTTACAAACGGCAGAAAAGATAAAACAAGAGTTTTGTTATGTCTGTCCAGATATTGTACAAGAGTTTAGCAGATTCGATCAGTATCCACAAGAAAAGTTTGCTCAATACATGGTTGAGTACACAGATaagaacaaaagaaatacCGTTGATGTTGGATATGAAAGATTCTTGGCTCCAgagatttttttcaacccCGAAATTTGTTCTTCTGATTTTTTGACTCCATTACCTACCGTTGTGGACCAAGTGATTCAAGCATCCCCAATAGATGTTCGTAAAAAGTTGtacaaaaatattgttttgtcTGGGGGATCAACTATGTTCAAGGATTTCGGTAAGAGATTACAGAGAGATTTGAAGAGCATAGTCTCCGAGAGAATTCAACTTAGTGAAAGGTTAAGTGGGCTGCAAAGTACTGGTGTTGATGTTCAAGTAATCTCTcataaaaaacaaagaaacgCAGTTTGGTTTGGTGGTTCTCTTTTAGCTCAGACATCAGAATTTAAGAGTTATTGCTACACGAAGAGCGACTATGATGAATATGGGCCAAGCATTGTTAGAAACTTCTCTTTGTTTTCAGTACCTTAA